One stretch of Chryseobacterium sp. LJ668 DNA includes these proteins:
- a CDS encoding S9 family peptidase, which yields MKKLLLTLSLVAVFQNVAAQEITLDKIYSGYYRGKGIAGITSMKNGENYLVIEQGGIAKYSYKTSQKEGNLVDGSFESYEFSDDESKILLLKDSQPIYRHSFLGKYDIKDLKSGKTTSLNEGKFVQEPRFSPDATKISFIVDNNLFFQDLSSGKITQITEHGVKNKVLNGLADWVYEEEFGHARLYEWTKNSADIVFVKLVETDVPEIYIPMYGKSLYPTEMRYKYPKAGEKNSVASAYTYHLADGKKTKVNLDQFKNYYIPNVIQTSNADEIVLITSQRTQNASDVLKVNTKTGEVTKLFTETDDKWIDTDNVTLEFLEDNSFLWGSERDGNRHLYWYDKDGKLKKQITKGNWEITDYYGYNPKSNEIYVQTTEKGSINKVVSKINIQNGKAQLISNAEGNNSANFSKNYNYFIETSSTVSKPYTYVLKNGSGKTVKELQNNNDQLKKLQADNFVNKEFITIPNEAGDQMNAWIIKPKNFDPNKKYPLFMFQYSGPGSQQVANSWDNGNALWFEMLAQKGYIVACVDGRGTGFKGAKFKKVTFKNLGKYEIEDQIAAAKWFGTQSYIDKSRIGIFGWSFGGYMASLAMTKGADVFKTGIAVAPVTNWRYYDSVYTERFLLTPQENPTGYDDNSPTTYANLLKGKFLLIHGTADDNVHFQNSLEFSEALIQNKKQFEFMAYPDKNHGIYGGQTRPQLYQKMTDFILENL from the coding sequence ATGAAAAAACTTTTACTTACACTTAGTCTTGTTGCTGTGTTTCAAAATGTAGCGGCGCAGGAAATCACTTTAGATAAAATATATTCGGGATATTACCGCGGAAAAGGTATTGCCGGAATCACGTCTATGAAAAACGGTGAAAATTATCTTGTCATCGAGCAGGGCGGAATTGCAAAATATTCTTATAAAACCTCTCAGAAGGAAGGAAATTTGGTTGACGGAAGTTTTGAAAGCTATGAATTTTCTGATGATGAGTCAAAAATTCTTCTTTTAAAAGATAGCCAACCGATTTACAGACACTCTTTTTTAGGAAAATATGACATAAAAGATTTAAAATCTGGAAAAACGACAAGCCTGAACGAAGGTAAATTTGTTCAGGAACCTAGATTTTCTCCCGACGCCACTAAGATTTCTTTCATCGTCGATAATAATTTATTCTTTCAGGATCTTAGTTCAGGAAAAATCACACAAATTACGGAGCATGGAGTAAAAAACAAAGTTTTGAACGGTCTTGCTGACTGGGTGTATGAAGAAGAATTCGGTCATGCGAGATTGTATGAATGGACGAAAAACTCTGCCGATATAGTATTTGTAAAGCTGGTAGAAACTGATGTTCCGGAAATTTACATTCCGATGTATGGGAAATCGCTGTACCCAACCGAGATGCGTTACAAATATCCGAAAGCCGGAGAAAAAAACTCTGTGGCATCGGCATATACTTATCATTTGGCAGACGGAAAAAAGACTAAAGTCAATTTAGATCAATTTAAAAACTATTACATTCCGAATGTTATTCAAACTTCAAATGCTGATGAAATTGTTTTGATCACTTCACAGAGAACTCAAAATGCTTCTGATGTTTTGAAGGTAAATACAAAAACAGGTGAAGTTACAAAACTATTTACTGAAACGGATGATAAATGGATTGATACAGACAATGTAACACTTGAATTTTTAGAAGACAACAGTTTTCTTTGGGGATCTGAGAGAGACGGAAACCGCCATCTGTATTGGTATGACAAAGATGGAAAATTGAAAAAACAGATCACGAAAGGAAATTGGGAAATAACCGATTATTATGGTTATAACCCTAAATCTAATGAGATTTACGTACAGACCACTGAAAAAGGAAGCATCAATAAGGTAGTTTCCAAAATCAATATTCAGAACGGGAAAGCACAGCTGATTTCTAATGCTGAAGGGAATAATTCGGCCAATTTCAGCAAAAATTATAATTATTTTATTGAAACTTCTTCTACCGTTTCAAAACCGTACACCTATGTTTTAAAAAACGGATCAGGGAAAACAGTGAAAGAGCTTCAGAATAATAATGACCAGCTGAAAAAACTACAGGCTGATAATTTTGTTAATAAAGAGTTCATTACAATTCCCAACGAAGCCGGAGATCAGATGAACGCATGGATTATTAAGCCAAAAAACTTTGATCCGAACAAAAAGTATCCGTTATTCATGTTCCAGTATTCTGGTCCGGGATCGCAGCAGGTTGCAAATTCCTGGGATAACGGAAACGCGCTCTGGTTTGAAATGCTGGCTCAGAAAGGATACATCGTGGCTTGTGTAGATGGGCGTGGAACAGGTTTTAAGGGAGCTAAATTTAAAAAAGTAACCTTTAAAAACTTAGGGAAATATGAAATTGAAGATCAGATTGCTGCCGCAAAATGGTTCGGAACCCAATCTTACATCGACAAAAGCAGAATCGGTATTTTCGGATGGAGTTTCGGGGGTTACATGGCAAGTTTGGCAATGACAAAAGGCGCAGATGTTTTCAAAACAGGAATTGCCGTTGCACCGGTAACCAACTGGAGATATTATGATTCTGTGTATACCGAAAGATTTTTGCTGACACCGCAGGAAAATCCGACTGGTTATGATGACAATTCGCCGACAACGTATGCCAATTTATTAAAAGGTAAATTTCTACTGATCCACGGAACTGCCGATGACAACGTACATTTCCAAAATTCGCTGGAGTTTTCTGAAGCGTTGATTCAGAACAAAAAGCAATTTGAATTTATGGCATATCCCGACAAAAACCACGGAATTTATGGCGGACAGACCAGACCTCAACTGTACCAGAAAATGACAGATTTTATTTTGGAAAATTTATAA